One genomic region from Melioribacteraceae bacterium encodes:
- a CDS encoding histidine phosphatase family protein: MILGLVRHFKVDFYPTKKIYSAGEFSAAMARYEASPVIKNGLKFSTWDWDKCYCSTIPRAIETAEEIYNGEKIFTDLIVEVPVAPFTDRRIKLPSFLWHLGGRIAWYKNHSSQPEGRIDTLQRISQFIKEVESCRNSKILVVTHGFFMRVFVEQLIKNGFKGNIDVRPENGKLYQFTR; this comes from the coding sequence ATGATTCTGGGTCTCGTACGTCATTTCAAAGTCGACTTCTATCCCACTAAGAAGATTTATTCTGCAGGAGAATTCTCTGCCGCTATGGCAAGGTATGAAGCCTCGCCAGTAATAAAAAACGGACTAAAATTCTCAACCTGGGATTGGGATAAATGTTATTGCAGCACAATCCCGCGGGCTATTGAAACTGCAGAAGAAATTTATAACGGTGAAAAGATTTTCACCGATCTTATTGTTGAAGTACCTGTAGCACCTTTCACTGATAGAAGAATTAAACTCCCCTCATTTTTATGGCATCTTGGTGGAAGAATTGCATGGTATAAAAATCATTCTTCTCAGCCGGAAGGACGTATCGATACACTTCAGAGGATAAGTCAGTTTATCAAGGAAGTGGAAAGTTGCCGGAATAGTAAAATCCTGGTGGTTACTCACGGTTTTTTTATGAGGGTGTTTGTTGAACAACTGATTAAAAATGGTTTTAAAGGAAATATTGACGTAAGACCGGAAAACGGTAAACTCTATCAATTTACGAGATGA